The window ATGATGGGTATTTTTATTGATTGATGAGTGTGAATGAGCACTATAGGTTGATTCATTAGAGAGGAAATCTATTTTGTGTCGTCCAAAAAGTTGTTGGGCTAAGAATGAAGCATAGAAGGCGAATATACAATGTGTGGACGCTTTTAAGCTCCAATGGTTGTATGCGTCCGATCCTTGAAAAGACGTCATTAGAGCACCTCAATTAAATCTAACACTAAAAAAACCATCCCGAACCACTTAAATCAAGTGATGCTGGATGGTTTTCTCCGTCGTTTTGAAACAGTCTCATGTGGAATTTCTTTTTAAGATCAATCCCTTACTGTACTTTCACATATCGAACTCCACTTTGATTTCCGGCCTTATCTTTCGCATAAATTTTTAAAGTCGTGCCTTTTTTCTGTTTGGATATTTTGATTTTGTAATTTCCTTTAGAGTCAGCAATGGCCTTGCCGATATATTTATTTCCGTTGTATACGTAAACGGTTGATCCGGGTTCAGCTTTTCCTGTAATCACTGTTGACTTAGATGTCACTTTATTAGCCGTTGGAATACTTGGCGCCGTTTTGTCTGCTACTTTAAAAGCCTTGCCTGCACTTTTGTTGCCGGCTTTGTCCGTGGCATAAGCTATTAAAGTTGTGCCTGCTTTTTGCTTAGATTTAATAAGAACTGAAAAGGCTCCTAAACTATTGGCAGTGGCTTTTCCTAGTAGGGTATTGCCGGAATAGATTGTGACGGTTGATCCGGGTTCAGCTTTTCCGGTTATGGTTAATTGGTTGTCGCCAAAAATATTGACTGTTGGGCTTGCCGGCGGGGTTTTATCCAGCACATTCACTGCAACGGCAGCACTTTTATTGCCGGACGCGTCTTCGGCGAATACAGTTAAGGTCGTGCCTGCTCTTTGTTTCGTAATCGTTACTTTAAATTGACCGCTTTGATTTGCTGTACCAATTCCTAGTATTGTGTTGCCTGTTTTTACGGTTACTTTGGCATTTGCTTCGGTTGTTCCTGTGACAACTGTATCACGGTCGCTTACTACGTTGACTGCCGGTTTTGTCGGCGCGGTGTTGTCACTCACCGTTACAATGGTTTCTTCACTTTTGTTTCCCACCGAATCTTCCGCATATACATGTAATTCAGTGCCCGCTTTTTGCACAGGAATGGCGACGGAAAAACGGCCATTTTTATTTGCATCGTCAGAACCAATCACATTACCGCTTGCCTCTACTGTTATTTTATTATTTGGATCAGCGGTTCCGGTCACAGACGTGTCATGATCGCCGACTTTATTCACGGATGGTTTCGTAGGTTGTTGTACAGTGGTGCCTTGATCTTTTGTTAAAAACGTATAAGTAACATCTGATCCTTTATCTGCAGGGATACTATAGTCTTCAGGCGAACGAACTTTTTAACAACTGCTCCCCCGCCATTCAAATAAAGTGAACTTCCGCTGTAGATTTTTTCCTACAGTGAGTCGAAAGCCGGATTCCCTTTAAATCCGTATAATCCGGATTTTTGTTTCAATAGAAGCGCCGCTCTAAAATCTGTC of the Bacillus smithii genome contains:
- a CDS encoding Ig-like domain-containing protein, which gives rise to MNKVGDHDTSVTGTADPNNKITVEASGNVIGSDDANKNGRFSVAIPVQKAGTELHVYAEDSVGNKSEETIVTVSDNTAPTKPAVNVVSDRDTVVTGTTEANAKVTVKTGNTILGIGTANQSGQFKVTITKQRAGTTLTVFAEDASGNKSAAVAVNVLDKTPPASPTVNIFGDNQLTITGKAEPGSTVTIYSGNTLLGKATANSLGAFSVLIKSKQKAGTTLIAYATDKAGNKSAGKAFKVADKTAPSIPTANKVTSKSTVITGKAEPGSTVYVYNGNKYIGKAIADSKGNYKIKISKQKKGTTLKIYAKDKAGNQSGVRYVKVQ